The segment GATCGTTTCGCCGCTGCTGTTGAGCAGTTCGTACGCGAGCATCATGCCGTTGTCGTAGCCGCAGCGGACCTTGACCGGTTGCCATTGCGGTTCCCCCGAGCGTCGGTGCGCGCTGGCAGCGAACGTCACGACAGAGCTGACGACGACGGACTGCTTGCCCGACGAGAACCGGCTTTCCCAGCGCTCCTCGGTGGCCTGATCCTGGGTGAGCGCGCCCGTGGGGATCTTCAGCGCGTCATAAGTCGCCGACCGCGGCACCACCCAGCTGGCGTGCGCGGCGCAATCGGCTACGTCGGCCGATGCATTCTCCGTCTTCATCAACTGATCGCGCATTTGGGCGCGATATTCGGCCAAGCTCACGCGGCCCCTGTCGGGCAGCGTGACCGTCGTCGTGGGCGGGCTCTTGCCGTTGGCGGTCGGGGTCTTGGCGGCCGTCGCCGAGGCTGGGCCGGGGGCTACGGGAGT is part of the Cupriavidus metallidurans CH34 genome and harbors:
- a CDS encoding BspC domain-containing protein; amino-acid sequence: MIRRISELFGSRLRMLSAAVAGAIALAGCATAPTDETTAVAGQPGSPAASTSTPVAPGPASATAAKTPTANGKSPPTTTVTLPDRGRVSLAEYRAQMRDQLMKTENASADVADCAAHASWVVPRSATYDALKIPTGALTQDQATEERWESRFSSGKQSVVVSSVVTFAASAHRRSGEPQWQPVKVRCGYDNGMMLAYELLNSSGETISEPAAAPAVATSHSKKKKGKSTAKASTSSKSSKASSTSKSTSSSKSTSSKTTTKKKQ